AACGTGACCGCGATCTGCGCCCACTTTGCGATGAAACAGCCCTCCGTGAGCCATCACCTGTCCGTGCTCAAAAAGGGGGGGATCGTGAAAACCCGCCGGCAGGGGAAAGAAATCCTCTACTCGGTCAACCGGAAGTACATAAGCTCCGTGATGACCTATTACTTCGCCCGGTTTGGCTTTATGGTCAAGGAGATGGATCCTTCCGGCCAGCCCCCGGGGGAGACGCCTTGACAATAGCCGCCGCTGAAAACGATAATAGCCACGGACACAAGTTAGACCGCAACCGGACGCATCGTGTGGAGGAAATACCGTTGCCGATAGACCATAAGGCCGTTGTACCGCGCAAAATGGCGATGGGGGGTATTCAGCAGCTGCTGGGAGCCGACCTGAAAGCGGTGGAAGAGGCGATCCGGCGCCATTACCAGTCGGATGTCGCCATGATCCCGCTGGTGAGCGACTATCTCACCAACGGCGGCGGCAAGCGGTTGCGCCCGATGCTGGTGCTCCTTTCCTCGTACCTCTGCGGCGCGGAAAGCGGCGACAGGGCGGTGATTCATTCCACCGTGGTGGAATACATCCACGCCGCCACACTCCTGCACGACGACGTGGTGGACGATTCCGGCACCCGCCGCGGCTTGCAGAGCGCCAACGCCAAATTCGGCAATTCGGTATCCGTGCTGGTGGGGGACTACCTCTTCGCCAAATCGTTCTCGCTCATGGCGGCCAACAGCTCGAAGGAGATTATCCGCACCGTCAGCGACGCGACCCGCAGCCTGGCCGAGGGGGAAGTGCTGCAATTGGTGTATATCGGCAACATTGAAATAACCGAGGAGCAATACCTCGACGTGGTCTACCGCAAGACCGGCGCGCTGATCACCGCCTGCTGCGAAATCGGCGGCTGGCTGGGCCACGCCACCCCGGAGCAGCGCCGCGCGCTCGCGTCGTTCGGCAAGAACATCGGCATCGCCTTCCAGTTGGTGGACGACCTGCTCGACTTCACCTCGGATCAGCGGACGCTCGGCAAGCCCGCGGGGCAGGATTTGGCCGAGGGGCATGTGACCCTGCCGATGATCCACGCGTGGCGCAACGCCGGCGACGCCGAAAAGACGTTCCTGCGCGAGACCATTAAAAACGAAGAACTCACCCGCCAGCGGATGCCGCGGATATTGGAGATCATCAACAAGTACGGCGGCATCGGCCATGCCGCCCGGATGGCCGAACACTATGCGGAAAACGCACTGGCGGAACTGGAACTGTTCCCCGGCGGCCCCTATCAGGAAGCGCTGGCGGGCCTCGCCGACTACATCATCACCCGCACCCACTAACCCGCGGCGCGCTTGGTACCACAGGATTCATCCTGTGGTTGTTTCCGAAGAAAACAAGAATGTTCGCCGAATGATTTCCGTGCCTCTCCGCGTTACTGACTGGCGGCGCGGCCCCGCACGATGCGGAGCATGTTACCCATGATCATCCGCTCTTCCGCGTCCAGCACCAGCCAATAACCCGCCGCGAGGAAAAGCGCCGTGTGCAGCGCAAGCGGCACAATAAACAGCCACGGCGGCAGCGGCGGCAGATACACAATGCCGAAAAGCGCTCCCAGCGCGGCGGTGCCGAGCAGGCGCATCAGAAACGGGAGCGGCGGCAACCCGAGGTGGCGGCATACGGCGGCGTTTATGGCGATGAACCCGATCAACTGCGTGATAAAGGTGGCGTAGACCGCTCCCACAAAACCGTATTTGACGATGAAGAAATAATCCAGCGCCACGTTCGCCGCCGCCACCGCCACGCCGATGCGCGCCTCCAAGCCGGGGCGGTCCACCGCTTTCACCGTCAGCGAGGTTATCACGCTGGCGGCGTTGATGAACCACGCGGCGAGCAGCCACTTGAGCGCCAGCGCGGCCGGCAAAAACGCCGGGCCGACCCACAGCGTAATCACCGGCTCGGCATAAACGAAAAGGAAGACCACCAGCGGCATCAGGGCAAGCGCCATCAGTTTGGTGCCCAGCTTGAAGCTCTTACGCACCGTATCCCCCATGTTCGCGCCGTGAAAGCCGGATATCATCGGGAACGCGGCGGTGCCCAGCACGCCGGCCACCTCGGTGAGCTTCATGGCGATGGTGTTGGCGATGGAATAAAGCGCCACGCTGGCCGGGTCCAGCAGAATGCCGATCATGTAGATGTCGCACTGGTAGACGGTGTGGCCCGCCGCCTGGCTGGCGGTGGCGGCGGCCTTGTAGCGCAAAAGGCCGCGCAACAGCGCGGGGTCGAAATGGCGGCGGCTGATTTCTATTTGCGGGTACATCCTGCGCAAGGTGAACCAGGCGGCGGTTTTCCAGAGCAGCCCCCCCAGCGTGATCGCCGCCACCGCCGCCTCGGCGCTGTTGCGCCAGCGGAGCGCCGCGAGAATCATCACAAGGATGAGCGTCTGGAATATCACCCGCTGCGCGTTGTACACGTCCAGCCGGTTCAGCCCCACGAAAACCTTGGCGAACATCGAAACCGGATAAAGCAGCCAGAGTCCCGCCGCGATCACCAGAAACATCCGGACGGCGCTTTGCATCAGCGGCGGCGCGAAAGAGAAGAGCGCCGGAACGCCGAAGAGCGCGAAAAGGGCCGTGAGCAGCGCCAACAGCAGCCCGAACCCGGCGGCGAAGAAGAAAAGCGTGCTCACCGTGCGCGAAAGTTTTTCCGCGTCCCGCGTCTCGCTCACCTTCTTGATGACCGTTTCGCCGATGCCGATATCGAGGTAGAGGAAGTATCCCGCCGTGCCCCCGACCAGCGCGAGGATGCCGAAGGAATCGGCCCCCATCTGCTGGAGAACAAGGCGCGTGCCGATGATGATGAGGACAAACTGCCAGAACGCCCCCGCCACGTTGATGATGACGTTGCGGGATACGGTCTTGACCGCGTTATCTATATGCATTCCCGCGATTATACCCGCTTGCCGCCTATTTCATAGGTGGCGTGGCGTTCTTCAGGTAGGTGCGAATTCATTCGCACAAACGGCCCACCGGGCCGATCCTGCTTTGGTGGCGCGGACACTCCTGTCCGCGTTGGCGTGCCAGCGCCAAAAAAAGTTGATCGGCCCTTTGGGCCGAAGACGGACAGGAGTGTCCGTCCCACCTGGGGAAGGGAGGGGTTAAGCGGGGGGGAAGCGGAGGGAGAAGGTTTCTTCAATGGCGGCGATGAGGGCGGCGTGCGCCGTTTCGCGCGTGAGGGAAGGGAGCAACGTTTTGAGGCCGATGGAGGCGTCGGTTTCCGCGCCCGTCACCAGTTCGCACAAAAAATCGGGCTGGGGCGAGAGCAGTATCGAGCCGTGCTGCAAAAAAACAGCTTTCGATTTTCGCCGCGCGCTGCCGACGAACTTTTTTCCGCCGCCGACAGTCGGCTCGTCCTCCGCCGCGCAGGCGAAGCAGGCGTTGCCGTCGTGGGAAACCCGGCTTTTGGCTTTTCCCGCGTCGGGCATCAGGCCGAGCTTTTCCAGAAAAAGGGAAAAGGCGGCGTGCCACTGTTCCCCCGTTGGGATAGGCAACAGGTCGTTGCGGCTGACGAAGCAGTAGGTGATCTCGTCGCCGTGATAGACCGCCGCGCCGCCGCCTATCCGCTTCACCACGTCGATTCCCAGCGCACGGCATTTTTCGGCATTCACCTCTTCCAGCTTTTGCCGCCGCCCCAGCGAGAGGGTGGGAGGATTCCACGAGTACAACCGGAGCGTCGCCGCGTACGGAAGGTTTGCCGCGGCGTAAAAGAGCGCTTCGTCCGCCGCCATGTTGGCCGCGCCATCGCGCGGCCCGTCGATAATGAGCCGCGCGGGCTTGGGATCAGACTTTTCGGATGTCATACATTCAGTCATCCCCTCCTTTGCAAGGAGGGGATACAGGGGAGGTTTGTTCAACCCCACCTGTATCCTCCCCTTGTAAAAACAAGGGGAGGAAATTTATCTTCACCGAATTACCCCGGGTTAGATGTGTAACCGGGATCAGCCGGGAAAAAGTGTTTTTTCAAACGAAGTTTCGTGCAAGGTGGCGAACCGTTCAACGGCGGCGTCAAGCGCCAGCGCGCCGTTGATGACGACCGCGATGCCGTTGCCGCCGGTAACGCCTATCACCTCGCACGGCACTCCCCGCTTTTTGGCGAGCGCCGCCACGGCATCCCGGTTTTCCGGCGAGACCGACAGGATGACGCGTGACTGCGATTCGGAAAACAGCGCGAAATCGGGCCGTAACGGGGTTTTGATATCCACCGCGCAACCGAGGTTCTTTTGCAGCGAGCACTCGGCCAGAGCGATGGCAAAGCCCCCTTCGCTGATGTCATGCGCGCTTTTCACCAGCTTTTTGTTCGCCAGTTCCTGCAACGCCTCGATGAGGGCTTTTTCTTTTTTCAGGTCGAGCTTGGGCGGCAGGCCCGCGTCGTGGCCGTGTATGGTCTTGAGGTATTCGCTGCCGCCGATTTCGCCCAAGTCGTCGCCCAGCAACAGGAGGATGTCCCCCGCGTCCTGGAAGAAAGAGGGGACGGCGTTTTCGACGTTTTCAAAGAGGCCCACCACGCCGATCATCGGCGTGGGGAAGATCGCCGCGTCGCCGGTCTGGTTGTAGAGGCTCACGTTGCCGCCGGTTATCGGCGCTTCCAATGCCGTGCAGGCGGCGGATATGCCGTCGACCGCCTGGCTGAACTGCCACATGATTTCGGGGTTCAGCGGCGAGCCGAAGTTGAGGCAGTCGGTGGCGCCTATCGGCTTCGCGCCGGTGCAGGCGACGTTGCGGGCGCATTCCGCCAGCGCGATTGCGCCGCCGGCGTACGGATCGAGGTAGACGTAGCGCTCGTTGCATCCGGCCGAGACGGCCAACCCGCGCTTTGTTCCCTGCACGCGCAGTACCGCCGCGTCGTGGCCGGGGCCGAAGACGGTGTTCACGCCGACCATCGTATCGTACTGCTCGGTGATCCATTTTTTTCCGCAAAGATTGAGCGACCCGGCGAGCGTGTAAAAGGTTTCGTTCAAGTTAGCCGGTTGCGGCACCGATGCGGTATCAAATGCCGATGTTTGCGCGAGGTAGGCCGGTTTTTGCATCGGCCTTTCGTATTTCGGCGCGGCGTCCACCACCGGCGACACCGGCATGTCGGCCACCAGTTCGCCGTGGAAGTAGAGCCGCACGTTCTTGTGCCCCGCTTCCACTTCGCCGATGGTGGCGGCTTCGAGATCCCATTTTTTCAGGATGTCGATGATCTTCCGTTCGTTTTCGGGCTTCGCCACCGCCAGCATCCGCTCCTGCGATTCGGAGAGCATGAATTCATACGGCTGCATCCGCTCCTCGCGGGCCGGCACGCGGTCGAGGTGCAGCGATATGCCGCTGCCGCCGCGCGACGCCATTTCAAAGGAGGAGGAGGTAAGCCCGGCGGCCCCCATATCCTGAATCCCTTCCACAATGCCGGCTTCGAATATTTCGAGGCAGGCTTCCAGCAGCAGCTTTTCGGTGAAGGGGTCGCCCACCTGCACGGTGGGGCGTTTCGATTCGCTCTCTTCGCCGAAGCTGTCCGAGGCCATCACCGCGCCGTGTATGCCGTCGCGCCCCGTTTTGCTGCCGATGTAGATGATCTTGTTCCCCACGCCGGAGGCATGGCCGAAAAACAGCTTGTCGCGCGGGGCGATGCCCACGTTCATAACGTTCACCAGTATGTTGCCGTTGTAGCACTCGTGGAAGCGCGTGTCGCCGCCGACGGTCGGCACGCCGATGCAGTTGCCGTAATGCGAAATGCCGTGGACGACGCCGCCGACGAGGTAGCGGGTTTTTTCGTGCGAGGGGTGGCCGAAGCGGAGGCAATCGAGCGACGCGACGGGGCGCGCGCCCATCGTGAAAACGTCGCGCAGGATGCCGCCGACGCCGGTTGCCGCCCCCTGCACCGGTTCGATGTACGAGGGGTGGTTGTGGCTTTCCATCTTGAAAACGGCGGTAAGCCCCTCGCCGATATCGACGACGCCCGCGTTTTCGCCCGGCCCCTGCACCACGTATTTGCCGGTGGTGGGGAAACGGCGCAGATGCACGCGCGTGCTCTTGTACGAGCAGTGTTCGCTCCACATCGCCGCGAAGACGCCCAGCTCCAGCAGGTTGGGGTTGCGGCCCAGATGTTTTTTGATCAGTTCGTATTCGTCGGCGGTCAGCTTGTGGTCAAGCGCGGTTTGCAGGGTGACTTCGGCGGTTTTCATAGAGCGGCATTATACCCTTTTCCCGCGCCCGGCTTAACCCGGATTATTCCCTTTTTTCGGGGGTGTCCGGGCGCGGCATCGGCCGTTCCGCTTCCGAAAGCTGCTTGCGCGGCACCGGCACCTTCAGGCGGTGGTCTTCCGGCACCGCGTCGTTTTCCCGCATGTTGTTCATTATCGCGACGTCAAAGGCGAGCGATTCGTCCTTTGAAACCTCCCGCGCGATGCCGCGGAAGGTATCCCCTTTTTTGGGGGTGTAAATAACAAGCGTGTAGGGCGCGGGGATGCCGGCTTTGCGGTCCCCTTTGCCGTACGGCATCCCCTCGACCGCGTCGAGGTATTCCTGCCGCTTCACCGCCAGGAACTTTTGCCCGCGGTTGGAGATGATGTCCCCCTTTTCGCCCACCTTGCTGATGCGCTCGATGGTATCGGGGTGGGTGGCGGCGAAGCCGTGGTATTCCTGCCCGGAAACGCGCTCCTTGAACTGGAGCGTGCGGAAGAGCTTCACCATCTGGCGCGGGTCGTACCCCGCGTCATATGAGTAGAGAAGGCCGAATTCGTCCGCCTGCATCTCCAGATCGCGGCCGTAGCCGAGCCGGTTGAGCTGCGAAAGGGTCTGCGAGGCGGCCACCCAGGCGACGGTGTTGGTGGCCCCCTGCCCGGTCGCCACGCTGGCCCCGAGGCCGGCGAATACCAGCAGGGTATCCCCCAGGCTTTTTTGCATCTGCTTGTAGCTGTGGTGGCCGATCACATGCCCCACCTCGTGCCCCATCACGCCGGCCAGCTCCGCCTCGTTATCCACATAGGCCAACATGCCGCGCGTCACATAAACATAGCCCCCTGGCACGGCGAAGGCGTTGATGGCGGGGTCGTCCAGCACGGTGAAGTGGAACTGGAATTCGGGGTCGTCGATGTTGACCAGCAGCTTTTTGCCGATCTCGCGCACATACCGCTGCAGCTTTTCGTTCTCCACGACGCCGAACGCCTGCCGGATCATTTTGTCGTAGGATTCCCCGATTTTGGCCTCTTCGCGGGCGTTTTCCGCGCGGACGGGGATGGCGGCCAACAGGAGAAGCAGCGTCAGCAGGATGCGTTTCATATTTTTCCAATGATAACACCAATTCGGGTAATATGGGGACACGATGTCGCAGATGGAAATTGATTTTAACGCCGCACCGCGCGCGCCGGAGCCGCAAAAGCCCCAAAAACGGACGGTTGTGTTCGATCTGGAAACCCGCCTTTCCGCCGACGAGGTGGGGGGATGGAACAACAAGCACTTGATGCGGGTGGCGGTTGGCGTGGCGTGGGATAGCGCCGACGGCCAGTTCAAGGTTTTCTACGAAGAAGACGTTCCCGCGCTTATCGCGTTGCTGAAAAGCGCCGATCTGGTGGTCGGTTTCAACTCGCGCAACTTCGATTACGGGGTGTTGAAGGGGTACACCGAAGAAAAACTGGAGCAAACGCTCCCCACCTTTGACATTCTGGAAGAGCTGGAAAAAAAGCTGAAGCACCGCGTGAAGCTGGACAGCGTGGCGCAGGCCACGCTGGGGCTGGGAAAGAGCGGCGACGGCCTGCAATCGCTGCGCTGGGTGAAAGAGGGCAAGATGGACTTGGTGCGCGACTACTGCATACAGGATGTGCGGGTGACGCTCGACGTTTTCCGCCACGCCATCGACAAAAAATTCCTGATGTACTCCGACCGCCAGGGAAAACCGCTCAAGGTCGCCACCGACTGGGATTTGGAAAAATTTTATAAAAGATAGGTGCGACACTCCTGTCGCACACAAAAACACTCCTTATTTTCCCGCCCGCCATGTCGGCCCTTGCGGGCCGATTGTGCGATTAAAATCGCACCTGCCTGAAGAACGCCATGCGTATCCTTTTGCTACCGGCGGACGGCGGAGAGGATGGCAAGCGCCGTCACTTGCGCGGCGTCGGCGATGAGCGCGTTGATGTCCGCCTTCTTCTTTCCCGTGGAGGCGGCGAAGATCGTGTCGCCGTCGAACATCGTGTGCGCGGGGACGACGGTGCGGGCCAGCCCGTCGTGCGCCGCCATCGCAATCCGCTTGGCCTGCGCCTTTGTCAACGCCGCGTCGGTGATCACCGCGCCGATGACGGTGTTGGACCCCGCGAAGCCAAAGGTTTTTTCGCCGGCGTAGGGGATTTTGTTCCCCTTCTTATCGGTTGCCCCCGCCACGATATGCCCTGTCGCCGGGTCGATCACGTTGCCGAAGGCATTCACCACCATCACCGCCGCGATGGTTATCTCCCCCGATTTTTTCACGATAACGCCGATGCCGCCCGCGTCCGGCGCGCAATTCCTGGAAAATTTTCCCACGCGTGCGCCGCAGCCCGCCCCGATGGCGCCGCTGCGCGTGGCGTAGGCCGCCTTTTTGCACGCGGCGTAGCCGTCTTTGGCGGCGGGGGCGGCCGCTTCGCCGTTGGCCCTGTCGTAGATGACGGCGGCGGGAACTATCGGCACCCGGTCATTACCGACGGCGAAGCCGATCTTCCGTTCAGCCAAAAAACGCATCACGCCGTCCGCCGCGGCAAGGCCGAAGGCGCTGCCGCCGGTAAGGAGGATGGCGTGGACTTCGTTGACGTGGCAGACGGGGTCGAGCAGGTCGGTCTCGCGCGTGCCGGGAGCGCCGCCGGCCACCTGAACGCCGCAGACGGCGGGGGCGTCAAACAAAAGCACGGTGCAGCCGGTTTTTTGCCGCGCCAGCGTTGCGTGGCCGATGCGGACGCCGAGCGCTTTCAGCGGAAGTTCGCGCGCCGCCACCGGGTTTATTTGAACTCCACCGCCAGCGCGGCCACGTCGTCGCGTATCGTCTCGCCGTCCCAGAAGGCGTCCACCTCGGCGTTCAGCGTATCCAGCAGCGCGCGGCAGTCATCGGCGCGGTGGGCCTGGACGAATTCCCGCAGCCGTTGCAGGCCGTAGAGTTCGCCGGCTTTGTCCGGCACCTCGAATATGCCGTCGCTGTAGAGCAGCAACTTGTCGCCGGGAACCAGCGTCACGGAGGTTTCGCCGAACACCGCGTCGGCGAACATCCCAAGGATGGTTCCCGGCGAATCCAGCGAAACGATTTCCGTCCGTTGCGCCGAGAAAATCATCGGATACGGATGTCCCGCGCGGCAGCCCGTGAGCGTGCGGGTGTCAAGGTCGGCCACGGCGAAAAACGCGCTGATGTAGTGATCCTCCGGTATCAGGCCGATGATTTTCATATTGATGCGGGTCATCATCTCGGCGGGGGAGGGGCGGACGGACGCCTCGTTGGCGAGAATGGTTTTGAGCACCGCCACGACGAGCGCGGCCGATGGGCCGTGGCCGGAAACGTCGGCGATGAGAAAGGCCACCTTGCCGGGGCCGTATTCCATGATGTCGAAAAAATCGCCGCCGATGGACGCGGCCGCGCGATAGTGCGTTTCCACGGTGATGCGGTCCTTGGCGGGGTGGGCGCCGGGCGCGGGAAGCATGGCGTACTGCACTTTTTCGGCGGTCTTCAGTTCCATGTCCATCAGCTTTTGCTGGCGGAGCAGCTTGTCCAGCAGTTCGCGGTTGTTATCGTGCAGCCGCTTGATGCGCAGCATCGAGCGCACGCGGGCCAGCAGTTCCTCCTCCTCGAACGGCTTGGTGAGGTATTCCAGCGCCCCTTCGTCCAGCCCGCGCACCACGTCGCCCAGCTCGCGCTTTTTGGCGGTCATCATGATGATCGGGATGTGGGCGCTTTCCGGGCGGTTGCGTATGTGGCGGCTCGCCTCGAAGCCGTCCATCTCCGGCATCATCACGTCCATCAGTATCAGGTCGATGCCGGGGTTGGCCTGCACCGTTTCGACCGCTTCGCGCCCGTTTGCGGCGGAATAGGTCGTGAAGTTGCGTGACTGGAGGATGACCTCGAGCAGGTATATGTTGTCCGGGTTGTCGTCCACCAGGAGTATGCACGGTTTGCTCATTGCGGTTTCCCTTAAAAATTGACGTTCATTATACCAGTTTCCGGCCGCGGCATGAGGCCCAAAGCGCGCCGCGAAACATGATACAATTCCACCATGATCAGAGCGTTTAAAACCGAGGTTAACCTCCCCTTCGAGTGGCGGATACGGCGCTTCGACGTAATCGACAGCACGGGGAAAACCGTGGCGCCGGTGCTGGACCTGCTGTATGACCCGGAAGCGCGCGAAGTCCGCTATGTGATGGTGGAAATCGGGGGGCTGTTGCGGATAGCCGGCAAGCGGCTGCTGATACCCGCCTCGCTGTTCATCCGGGCCGGCAGCGGCCAGGTGCAAGCGCTGCTTCCGCAGGAAATCCTCATCGGTTCCCCCATGCCGGAAGACGCCGAACAGCCCACACGCGGCGAGGAAGAAGCGATTTTCTCGTATTTCGAGACGGCCCCCTATTGGGAACCGCGGGGGTTGATCAAGAAGATCAAAAAAGAAGGGGAACCGGAATCCCCGCCGGTGAAGCCAACGGACATCAACATCGGCGAATTGAAAATGGAGAGCGATGATAAAGGGGCTGCCTAAGGAGCGGCTGGCGTTTTACGCGCTGGCGGCCGCCGGTGTGATCGTCTGCGCGCTGACCGAGCTGGAAAAATACTCCCCCGCCGTGGCCGCCATCTGCGGCGGGCCGGAAAGCGGCTGCGAGACGGTGCGGGCCTCGCGGTATTCGTCGCTGTTCGGCATATCGCTGGGGTATTGGGGGTTGGCCTCCTATGCGGCGCTGGTGGCGCTGTACCGGCGCAACGCGGCGTGGGCCGGCCTCTTCGCCGGCGTGATGGCGGGGGCTGAATTTTATTTTGCCTACTTGCAGATTTCCGTGATTCAGGCTATTTGTATTCTCTGTATGATTCAATTCGCCATCGTCATGTTGCTGGGCGTCCTGCTGTTCGCCACGGCATTTCCCCCCGCCCGGCGATGGAAATACCGCGCCGCGATGCTGGGGCTGGCGGCCGCCGCGTTCGCGGCCTTTTTCGTGCCGCTGAAGGTTCAGGCGGCCGGGCCGATCATGGGCCGCGCCGAAAGCATCACCAGCACGGGCAACCCGGCGTCGCCGTACCGCATAGAGTTTTTTTCCGACTACCAGTGCCACTACTGCAAGCAGAACGAGATGGCCGAGCGCCAGATCATGAAGGAATATCCGGAAGCCTTCATCGTCTTCCGCGACTACATCATCCAGTCGCACCCCTATTCGCCGATGGCCGTGGCGTACGCCAACAGCGTCGCCTATTACCAGGGGAAGGAGATGTACCTGAAAACCCGCTCAGAGATATTCGACAACCAGGAAACGATACTGGACTATCTCAAGGTGAAACTCCCCTCCATGCGGCAGGACAAAACGATGGAGGACGCGGTGAACGAGAAACTGAGGAATGACCTTGCCCGCGCCGAACAGCTGAAGATAACGGGCACCCCCTCGATAGCGCTCGTTAAAAACGGCGAGGTCCACCGCGTGCTGCGCGGCTACCTGCCGTACGACAAACTGAAGCCGGAGTTGGACGAGTTCGTCGGCCGCAAGGCCCAGTAACCCCCGCCGATGGAAATCCCGCTGAACGAACGCCAACGCGAGGCGGTGGAGCATGTATTCGGCCCGGCGCTGGTGCTGGCCGGCGCCGGTTCGGGCAAAACGCGCGTCATCACCGCCCGCGCCGCGCGGCTGGTCGAGATGGGCGCCTCCCCCTGGTCCATCCTCTGCGTCACGTTCACCAACAAGGCGGCGCATGAGATGAAAGAGCGCATCGCGCGCCTCCTCGGCATCGACGTGGGGCGCATGTGGATATCCACCTTCCACGCCACCTGCCTGCGCATACTCAAAACCGAGTGGCCCAAGCTGGGCTTCGCCGCGATGCCGGTGGTGTTCGACGCGTCGGACCAGAAATCGCTGGTGAAGGCGATCTTGAAGGAGAAGGGAATCGACGACAGCGAGCTGCCGCACCGCAAGGTGATGGGGCTTATCAGTAAATACAAGAACGACCTCAAAGGCCCGGAACATATGGCCGCCGACGGAACGCAGCGCGCCGGCAAGGTTGTGGCCGAAATATTCTTCCAGTACCAGCAGCGGCTGAAGGAAAACAACGCCGTCGATTTCGACGACCTGATGGTGCAGGTCATCCGGCTGTTCGAAACGCGCCCCGAAGTGCTGGAGACCTACCGCGGCTACTTCCAATTCATCATGGTGGACGAGTTTCAGGACACCAACCTGGTGCAGTACCGCCTCATTTCCCTGCTGGGGAGCGGCCACAACAACATCTTCGTGGTGGGGGACGACGACCAGAGCATCTACCGCTGGCGCGGCGCGCGGGTGGGAAACCTCCGCGACTTTGAAAAAAATTTCAAGGGCTGCAAGGTGATCCTGCTGGAGGAGAACTACCGCAGCACCGGCAACATACTGAAGGCGGCCCACGGCGTGGTGGCCGTCATCGAGGGACGCAAGGAAAAGACCCTCTGGACCAAAGCCGCCCCCGGCGAACCGATAACCCTGACGACCACCGCCGACGAACTGGACGAAGCCGACTTCGTGGCGCGCGAGATAAAAAAAGCGGTGGATGAGGGACGGCGGCGATACGGCGACGTGGCCGTCTTCTACCGCACCAACGCGCAGTCCCGCGTTATTGAAGAAGCGTTTAACCAAAAGGGAATACCGTACCGCGTGTACGGCGGCCTCAAGTTCTACGACCGGAAGGAAGTGAAAGACCTGATGGCGTGGCTGCGCCTTGCGATAAACGGAACCGACGAGATAAGTTTTCAGCGCGCCATCGCTTTCCCCCCGCGCGGCGTGGGGGCCGCCAGCATTCTGAAGCTGAGGGAATTCGCCCGCGCCAACAACGTATCCCCGCTGGCCGCCTGCACGATGGATAACGGCGTCTCCACCGCCGCCAAAAAGAGGCTGCTGGAATTTGGCCGGCTCATCGGCGAAATCAGGGACGCGGCGGGGGGAATGCCGGCGGCGGCCGTGATAAAGTTCACGCTGGAAAAAAGCGGCTACATCGAGG
This region of Nitrospinota bacterium genomic DNA includes:
- a CDS encoding UvrD-helicase domain-containing protein — its product is MEIPLNERQREAVEHVFGPALVLAGAGSGKTRVITARAARLVEMGASPWSILCVTFTNKAAHEMKERIARLLGIDVGRMWISTFHATCLRILKTEWPKLGFAAMPVVFDASDQKSLVKAILKEKGIDDSELPHRKVMGLISKYKNDLKGPEHMAADGTQRAGKVVAEIFFQYQQRLKENNAVDFDDLMVQVIRLFETRPEVLETYRGYFQFIMVDEFQDTNLVQYRLISLLGSGHNNIFVVGDDDQSIYRWRGARVGNLRDFEKNFKGCKVILLEENYRSTGNILKAAHGVVAVIEGRKEKTLWTKAAPGEPITLTTTADELDEADFVAREIKKAVDEGRRRYGDVAVFYRTNAQSRVIEEAFNQKGIPYRVYGGLKFYDRKEVKDLMAWLRLAINGTDEISFQRAIAFPPRGVGAASILKLREFARANNVSPLAACTMDNGVSTAAKKRLLEFGRLIGEIRDAAGGMPAAAVIKFTLEKSGYIEALREKKTAQDDGRAENLQELANAPYANEPITEFLERTALQAEADLVDEKSDAVCIMTLHVSKGLEFPVVFIAGLEDGLLPHANSLKDGDQMDEERRLCYVGMTRAMRKLYLTHAMSRRTFGQRDIAKPSVFLRDIPEDVVEQKLSYHANRVPAGGPAGGFGGGYSGKYAGGGKRW
- a CDS encoding P1 family peptidase; protein product: MAARELPLKALGVRIGHATLARQKTGCTVLLFDAPAVCGVQVAGGAPGTRETDLLDPVCHVNEVHAILLTGGSAFGLAAADGVMRFLAERKIGFAVGNDRVPIVPAAVIYDRANGEAAAPAAKDGYAACKKAAYATRSGAIGAGCGARVGKFSRNCAPDAGGIGVIVKKSGEITIAAVMVVNAFGNVIDPATGHIVAGATDKKGNKIPYAGEKTFGFAGSNTVIGAVITDAALTKAQAKRIAMAAHDGLARTVVPAHTMFDGDTIFAASTGKKKADINALIADAAQVTALAILSAVRR
- a CDS encoding thioredoxin domain-containing protein, which gives rise to MIKGLPKERLAFYALAAAGVIVCALTELEKYSPAVAAICGGPESGCETVRASRYSSLFGISLGYWGLASYAALVALYRRNAAWAGLFAGVMAGAEFYFAYLQISVIQAICILCMIQFAIVMLLGVLLFATAFPPARRWKYRAAMLGLAAAAFAAFFVPLKVQAAGPIMGRAESITSTGNPASPYRIEFFSDYQCHYCKQNEMAERQIMKEYPEAFIVFRDYIIQSHPYSPMAVAYANSVAYYQGKEMYLKTRSEIFDNQETILDYLKVKLPSMRQDKTMEDAVNEKLRNDLARAEQLKITGTPSIALVKNGEVHRVLRGYLPYDKLKPELDEFVGRKAQ
- a CDS encoding PRC-barrel domain-containing protein, with product MIRAFKTEVNLPFEWRIRRFDVIDSTGKTVAPVLDLLYDPEAREVRYVMVEIGGLLRIAGKRLLIPASLFIRAGSGQVQALLPQEILIGSPMPEDAEQPTRGEEEAIFSYFETAPYWEPRGLIKKIKKEGEPESPPVKPTDINIGELKMESDDKGAA
- a CDS encoding SpoIIE family protein phosphatase, whose protein sequence is MSKPCILLVDDNPDNIYLLEVILQSRNFTTYSAANGREAVETVQANPGIDLILMDVMMPEMDGFEASRHIRNRPESAHIPIIMMTAKKRELGDVVRGLDEGALEYLTKPFEEEELLARVRSMLRIKRLHDNNRELLDKLLRQQKLMDMELKTAEKVQYAMLPAPGAHPAKDRITVETHYRAAASIGGDFFDIMEYGPGKVAFLIADVSGHGPSAALVVAVLKTILANEASVRPSPAEMMTRINMKIIGLIPEDHYISAFFAVADLDTRTLTGCRAGHPYPMIFSAQRTEIVSLDSPGTILGMFADAVFGETSVTLVPGDKLLLYSDGIFEVPDKAGELYGLQRLREFVQAHRADDCRALLDTLNAEVDAFWDGETIRDDVAALAVEFK